In Tripterygium wilfordii isolate XIE 37 chromosome 15, ASM1340144v1, whole genome shotgun sequence, one DNA window encodes the following:
- the LOC120016278 gene encoding COP1-interactive protein 1 → MRKHRFSESIKSFFGSHIDPEKDEELRGTKQEIEDKVKRIRKLVNEDHGEEDGVSVENSRKESLADLIDDFYEHYQSLYAHYDHLTGELRKKVHDKQDKESSSSSSDSDSDKSSKHKGDKNGKMEGEFRKMMDELKLELEAAKSEVTDLKRELIVTREEKEALDLEYQTALSRIKEADEANRDMMLEADRLTVEKSELLAEKEKLDQDLYIAGKIEAEQSQRLENIDAERHNLLVEKETAMRRIEEGEKITEDLKTTVDRLEAEKATLGQELETLKVEISGTKQQLVSADQQISNLSHNLKATEEENEILTLKVAEISKEIQQAQNSVQELLAECSQLKDKLGEREQELLTLKEMHEMHGHESSARIKELEGEIQLARSSAQELLTESSQLKDKLGEREWELLTLKEMHEMHGHESSARIKDLEGEIQLAQSSAQELLADSTQLKDKLGEREGELLMLKEMHEMHGDASLARIKELEAQVSSQELEVESLQAQIKDMELQIESKATEVQQLREENIRFLSQVSDFEKMAKHRENEISALIRRLEDNENESVSRTENLTAQINSLLADMDSLRAHRAELEVRILFESGEASTQVKGLVDQVNMLQQELESLNSQKAELEMQLEKKTQEITEQLIQVENMKEQILGMTNDQHRLHEEKESLTEQINHLQREVNSLCIQKSELEEHIKTSILENTQLREEKVGLEGNNSELQEMLKERVAELAALQEKHVNGENEASAQIISLTTQVNNFQQELDLLQKQKTEMESLIEREKQQSLETLTQLENQKTELMNQIADFTQLKNKLVEREGELLTLKEMHEMHGNESSARIKELEAQVGSQELEVESLQAQIKDMELQIESKASEAQQLREELDLLQKQKTEMESLIERERQESSEILTQLENQKTELMSQIADSTQLRNKLVEREGELLTFKEMHEMHGNESSARIKELEAQVASQELEVESLQAQIKDMELQIESKATGAQQLREELDLLQKQKTEMESLIESERQESSEILTQLENHKTELMSQIADSTQLRNKLVEREGELSTLKEMHEMHGNESSARIKELEAQVASQELEVESLQAQIKDMELQIESKATGAQQLREELALLQKQKTEMESLIESERQESSEILTQLENQKTELMSQIADSTQFKNKLVEREGELLTLKEMHEMHGNESSARIKELEAQVASQELEVESLQAQIKDMELQIEGKATEAQQLREELDLLQKQKTEMESLIERERQESSEILTQLENQKTELMSQIADSTQFKNKLVEREGELLTLKEMHEMHGNESSARIKELEAQVVSQELEVESLQARNKNMELQIEGKATEAQQLREELDLLQKQKTEMESLIERERQESSEILTQLENQKTELMSQIADSTQFKNKLVEREGELLTLKEMHEMHGNESSARIKELEAQVVSQELEVESLQARNKDMELQIEGKATEVQQLREELDLLQKQKTELGSLIERERQEYSETLTQLENQKTVLMSQIADKQRMLEEQEDASKKLTEEYKQVNGWFQEYKLNLEVAQKKIGEMAEEFRRKIEAKIQKVAELEEIIEELRRDVEVKGDELNTLVDYVRTLEVKLRLSNQKLRVTEQLLTEKEESFRDNEAKFLEEQKILEERITSLAQSLAANSEAYDKMITDVSGKVKNTMAGADIVIHKFEEDFGNYESCIVTVSKELQSAMHWVRETNNEREQLKTEISSLCMELKDKKEQESMFRERVGELEMKARKVEGEKEILIKTVQQLEMKVEVLQKITKEKDEGISGLGEEKREAIRQLCLWIDYHRSRNDYLREVLSKIPVRGRRTT, encoded by the exons ATGAGAAAGCATCGTTTTAGTGAGTCTATAAAGTCCTTCTTTGGCAGTCACATTGACCCAGAAAAAGATGAAGAGCTACGAGGAACTAAACAAG AAATTGAGGACAAAGTAAAAAGGATCAGGAAGCTGGTCAATGAAGatcatggagaagaagatggcGTATCTGTTGAAAACTCTAGAAAAGAATCACTTGCAGATCTGATTGATGATTTCTATGAACATTACCAATCACTTTATGCTCATTATGATCATTTAACTGGAGAGCTGAGAAAAAAAGTCCATGACAAGCAAGACAAGGAGTCTTCTTCTTCCAGCTCTGACTCAGACTCAGATAAATCCTCCAAGCATAAAGGtgataaaaatggaaaaatggAGGGTGAGTTTCGAAAAATGATGGATGAACTGAAGCTAGAACTCGAAGCAGCAAAATCAGAAGTTACTGACCTGAAGAGGGAATTGATAGTTACACGTGAAGAAAAGGAAGCTCTAGACTTGGAATATCAAACAGCTTTGAGCAGGATAAAAGAAGCGGACGAAGCTAACAGAGACATGATGCTTGAAGCTGACCGGTTAACTGTTGAAAAATCTGAACTCTTGGCTGAGAAGGAAAAGCTGGATCAAGATTTGTATATTGCCGGTAAGATAGAAGCTGAACAGAGTCAAAGATTAGAAAATATCGACGCAGAGAGACATAACTTACTTGTGGAGAAAGAGACTGCTATGAGAAGGATTGAAGAGGGAGAAAAAATTACAGAGGACTTGAAAACCACTGTTGATAGGCTGGAAGCTGAAAAGGCAACACTTGGGCAGGAGCTAGAAACTCTAAAGGTAGAAATTTCTGGTACGAAGCAGCAACTGGTATCTGCAGATCAACAAATCTCTAATTTAAGCCACAATTTGAAAGCTACTGAGGAAGAAAACGAAATTCTGACCTTGAAAGTTGCAGAAATTTCCAAGGAGATTCAGCAGGCACAGAACTCAGTACAAGAACTTTTGGCTGAATGTAGTCAATTAAAAGACAAGTTGGGTGAGAGAGAACAAGAACTTTTGACGCTCAAAGAGATGCATGAAATGCATGGTCATGAATCATCAGCTCGAATAAAGGAGCTGGAAGGGGAGATTCAGCTGGCACGGAGCTCAGCTCAAGAACTTTTGACTGAATCTAGTCAATTAAAAGACAAGTTGGGTGAAAGAGAATGGGAACTTTTGACGCTCAAAGAGATGCATGAAATGCACGGTCATGAATCATCAGCTCGAATAAAGGATCTGGAGGGGGAGATTCAGCTGGCACAGAGCTCAGCACAAGAACTTTTGGCTGACTCTACTCAATTAAAAGACAAGTTGGGTGAGAGAGAAGGGGAACTTTTGATGCTCAAAGAGATGCATGAAATGCATGGTGATGCATCATTAGCTCGAATAAAGGAACTGGAGGCTCAAGTGTCCAGCCAAGAACTGGAGGTGGAATCATTGCAAGCCCAGATTAAAGATATGGAACTGCAGATTGAGAGCAAGGCAACTGAAGTGCAACaattaagagaagaaaatatcaGATTTCTGTCCCAAGTTTCAGACTTTGAAAAGATGGCAAAACatagagaaaatgaaatttCTGCTCTCATCAGGAGACTGGAGGATAACGAGAATGAATCAGTGTCTAGAACAGAGAATTTGACTGCACAGATCAACAGTCTACTTGCAGACATGGATTCTTTACGTGCCCACAGGGCAGAGTTGGAGGTGCGGATTTTATTTGAAAGCGGTGAAGCATCAACTCAAGTCAAGGGGTTAGTCGATCAGGTCAACATGTTGCAGCAGGAATTGGAGTCCCTAAATAGCCAGAAAGCTGAACTGGAAATGCAACTTGAGAAAAAAACTCAGGAAATTACAGAGCAACTGATTCAAGTGGAAAATATGAAGGAGCAGATACTTGGCATGACTAATGATCAACATAGACTGCATGAAGAGAAAGAAAGTTTGACAGAGCAAATAAATCACCTACAGCGGGAGGTAAACTCTCTATGCATCCAGAAAAGTGAGCTTGAAGAGCATATAAAGACTTCAATTCTAGAGAACACTCAGTTAAGAGAGGAAAAGGTGGGGTTAGAGGGAAACAATTCAGAATTACAAGAAATGTTGAAAGAGAGAGTGGCTGAGCTTGCTGCTCTCCAAGAAAAGCACGTGAATGGAGAGAATGAAGCTTCTGCTCAAATAATTTCCTTAACAACTCAGGTTAACAATTTTCAGCAGGAGTTGGATTTGTTGCAGAAGCAGAAAACCGAGATGGAGTCTCTGattgaaagagagaaacaacAATCTTTAGAAACCCTGACCCAACTGGAGAACCAGAAAACTGAGTTGATGAACCAGATCGCTGACTTTActcaattaaaaaataagttGGTTGAGAGAGAAGGGGAACTTTTGACTCTCAAAGAGATGCATGAAATGCATGGTAATGAATCATCAGCTCGAATAAAGGAACTGGAGGCTCAAGTGGGCAGCCAAGAATTGGAAGTGGAATCATTGCAAGCCCAGATTAAAGATATGGAACTGCAGATTGAGAGCAAGGCAAGTGAAGCACAACAATTAAGAGAGGAGTTGGATTTGTTGCAGAAGCAGAAAACCGAGATGGAGTCTCTGATTGAAAGAGAGAGGCAAGAATCTTCAGAAATCCTGACTCAACTGGAGAACCAGAAAACTGAGTTGATGAGCCAGATCGCTGACTCTACTCAATTAAGAAATAAGTTGGTTGAGAGAGAAGGGGAACTTTTGACTTTCAAGGAGATGCATGAAATGCATGGTAATGAATCATCAGCTCGAATAAAGGAACTGGAGGCTCAAGTGGCCAGCCAAGAACTGGAGGTGGAATCATTGCAAGCCCAGATTAAAGATATGGAACTGCAGATTGAGAGCAAGGCAACTGGAGCACAACAATTAAGAGAGGAGTTGGATTTGTTGCAGAAGCAGAAAACCGAGATGGAGTCTCTGATTGAAAGTGAGAGGCAAGAATCTTCAGAAATCCTGACCCAACTGGAGAACCATAAAACTGAGTTGATGAGCCAGATCGCTGACTCTACTCAATTAAGAAATAAGTTGGTTGAGAGAGAAGGAGAACTTTCGACTCTCAAAGAGATGCATGAAATGCATGGTAATGAATCATCAGCTCGAATAAAGGAACTGGAGGCTCAAGTGGCCAGCCAAGAACTGGAGGTGGAATCATTGCAAGCCCAGATTAAAGATATGGAACTTCAGATTGAGAGCAAGGCAACTGGAGCACAACAATTAAGAGAGGAGTTGGCTTTGTTGCAGAAGCAGAAAACCGAGATGGAGTCTCTGATTGAAAGTGAGAGGCAAGAATCTTCAGAAATCCTGACCCAACTGGAGAACCAGAAAACTGAGTTGATGAGCCAGATTGCTGACTCTACTCAATTTAAAAATAAGTTGGTTGAGAGAGAAGGGGAACTTTTGACTCTCAAAGAGATGCATGAAATGCATGGTAATGAATCATCAGCTCGAATAAAGGAACTGGAGGCTCAAGTGGCCAGCCAAGAACTGGAGGTGGAATCATTGCAAGCCCAGATTAAAGATATGGAATTGCAGATTGAGGGCAAGGCAACTGAAGCGCAACAATTAAGAGAGGAGTTGGATTTGTTGCAGAAGCAGAAAACCGAGATGGAGTCTCTGATTGAAAGAGAGAGGCAAGAATCTTCAGAAATCCTGACCCAACTGGAGAACCAGAAAACTGAGTTGATGAGCCAGATTGCTGACTCTACTCAATTTAAAAATAAGTTGGTTGAGAGGGAAGGGGAACTTTTGACTCTCAAAGAGATGCATGAAATGCATGGTAATGAATCATCAGCTCGAATAAAGGAACTGGAGGCTCAAGTGGTCAGCCAAGAACTGGAGGTGGAATCATTGCAAGCCCGGAATAAAAATATGGAACTGCAGATTGAGGGCAAGGCAACTGAAGCACAACAATTAAGAGAGGAGTTGGATTTGTTGCAGAAGCAGAAAACCGAGATGGAGTCTCTGATTGAAAGAGAGAGGCAAGAATCTTCAGAAATCCTGACCCAACTGGAGAACCAGAAAACTGAGTTGATGAGCCAGATTGCTGACTCTACTCAATTTAAAAATAAGTTGGTTGAGAGAGAAGGAGAACTTTTGACTCTCAAAGAGATGCATGAAATGCATGGTAATGAATCATCAGCTCGAATAAAGGAACTGGAGGCTCAAGTGGTCAGCCAAGAACTGGAGGTGGAATCATTGCAAGCCCGGAATAAAGATATGGAACTGCAGATTGAGGGCAAGGCAACTGAAGTGCAACAATTAAGAGAGGAGTTGGATTTGTTGCAGAAGCAGAAAACCGAGTTGGGGTCTCTGATTGAAAGAGAGAGACAAGAATATTCAGAAACCCTGACCCAACTGGAGAACCAGAAAACTGTGTTGATGAGCCAGATTGCTGATAAGCAAAGAATGCTGGAAGAACAAGAAGACGCATCCAAAAAATTAACTGAAGAGTACAAGCAAGTCAATGGTTGGTTTCAGGAGTACAAGTTAAACCTGGAAGTAGCCCAAAAGAAGATTGGAGAAATGGCTGAAGAGTTCCGAAGGAAGATTGAGGCCAAAATTCAAAAGGTTGCTGAATTGGAAGAAATCATAGAAGAATTGAGGAGAGATGTAGAAGTAAAAGGTGATGAACTCAACACCTTGGTCGACTATGTCCGCACACTTGAAGTTAAGCTCCGTCTGTCGAACCAAAAGCTGCGAGTCACAGAACAGTTACTAACTGAGAAGGAAGAGAGCTTCAGAGACAATGAGGCAAAGTTCCTAGAAGAACagaaaattcttgaagaaaGGATTACTTCATTGGCTCAATCACTTGCTGCCAACAGTGAAGCTTATGACAAGATGATCACAGATGTATCCGGCAAAGTAAAGAACACAATGGCTGGAGCAGATATCGTGATCCACAAGTTCGAAGAAGATTTTGGAAACTACGAAAGCTGTATAGTGACAGTGTCTAAAGAGCTTCAAAGTGCAATGCATTGGGTCAGGGAGACAAATAATGAAAGAGAGCAACTGAAAACAGAGATAAGTAGTTTGTGCATGGAGCTGAAAGACAAGAAGGAACAGGAATCAATGTTCAGAGAAAGGGTTGGGGAATTAGAAATGAAGGCAAGAAAGGTGGAAGGGGAAAAGGAAATTTTGATTAAAACTGTTCAGCAGCTAGAGATGAAGGTTGAAGTGTTGCAGAAGATAACAAAAGAGAAGGATGAGGGTATATCAGGACTTGGGGAAGAGAAAAGGGAGGCTATAAGGCAGTTGTGCTTGTGGATTGATTATCACCGGAGTCGTAATGATTATCTCAGAGAAGTACTTTCAAAGATTCCAGTCAGAGGCCGAAGGACAACTTGA
- the LOC120016280 gene encoding mitochondrial adenine nucleotide transporter ADNT1-like: protein MASEDVKTGESAVSTIVNLAEEAKLASEEVKAPSHAFYGICKSLVAGGVAGGVSRSAVAPLERLKILLQVQNPHSIRYNGTIQGLKYIWKTEGLRGMFKGNGTNCARIVPNSAVKFFSYEQASKGILWLHRQQTGNEEAELTPLLRLGAGACAGIIAMSSTYPMDMVRGRLTVQTEKSPSQYRGIFHALSTVLREEGPRALYRGWLPSVIGVVPYVGLNFAVYESLKAWLIKTKPFGLAENNELSVTTRLACGAAAGTLGQTVAYPLDVIRRRMQMVGWKDAASIVTGDGKTRAPIEYNGMVDAFRKTVKHEGFGALYKGLVPNSVKVVPSIAIAFVTYELVKDILGVEMRISD from the exons ATGGCCTCAGAGGACGTGAAAACCGGCGAGTCTGCAGTTTCGACGATTGTGAACCTCGCAGAGGAGGCGAAGCTCGCCAGTGAAGAAGTTAAGGCGCCCAGCCATGCCTTTTACGGTATCTGCAAGTCTCTTGTCGCCGGAGGAGTAGCCGGAGGAGT GTCACGTTCAGCTGTTGCTCCCTTAGAAAGGTTAAAAATTTTGCTGCAG GTTCAAAATCCGCATAGCATTAGATACAATGGAACAATTCAGGGTTTGAAATATATCTGGAAAACTGAGGGTCTTAGAGGGATGTTTAAAGGCAATGGCACTAATTGTGCCCGTATTGTACCGAATTCAGCAGTCAAGTTCTTTAGTTATGAGCAAGCTTCAAA GGGCATTTTATGGCTTCATCGGCAACAAACTGGAAATG AAGAGGCTGAGCTTACTCCTCTTTTACGCCTTGGAGCTGGTGCATGTGCCGGAATTATTGCCATGTCCTCAACTTATCCAATGGACATGGTTCGAGGTCGGCTGACAGTCCAG ACAGAGAAGTCTCCCAGCCAATATAGAGGAATCTTCCACGCTCTTTCGACAGTCCTGCGTGAAGAAGGCCCTCGGGCATTGTACAGAGGCTGGCTGCCTTCTGTCATAGGAGTT GTGCCATATGTTGGTCTCAACTTCGCTGTCTATGAATCTCTGAAAGCCTGGTTGATTAAAACCAAACCATTTGGATTAGCTGAGAACAACGAATTGAGCGTGACAACGAGGCTTGCATGTGGGGCTGCTGCTGGAACCCTCGGCCAGACGGTTGCTTACCCTCTTGATGTTATACGACGAAGAATGCAAATGGTGGGCTGGAAGGATGCTGCTTCCATTGTTACTGGTGACGGTAAGACCAGAGCACCCATTGAATATAACGGTATGGTCGATGCATTCAGGAAAACAGTCAAGCATGAGGGTTTTGGAGCATTGTACAAAGGCTTAGTCCCCAACTCAGTCAAG GTGGTACCATCCATAGCAATTGCATTCGTGACTTATGAGTTAGTGAAGGACATTCTTGGAGTCGAGATGAGGATATCTGACTGA